A section of the Pithys albifrons albifrons isolate INPA30051 chromosome 4, PitAlb_v1, whole genome shotgun sequence genome encodes:
- the HHLA1 gene encoding HERV-H LTR-associating protein 1 encodes MHPSGKDVQGEQIAVVTGVNNADHLQPLKTEPSPWSYSEASDYDDMRHNFAKCWVLHLGHNKPLQHGRLGQSDWKASQQKRIRGCWSTAADHEPVCAQVAKKTNDILTYISNSVSPRVKHSMRQNLRVLVSTEEKLSEEDSRELTTQTSQTCWKSASIMQWFCWHVAAKMSLGFLCLFLVFSTASCIRRENKKEKQVAVLATAELPAKSLDLAAINLTELVNGMLSSALRGTKTLFSLLSVTSYSSFAFHKVSVTIYNISNVKNVDPGKFPMRYCYCLNNMTNDLTDFTALLVDIIGNSTSYLTEIFKSTSILSVRQSNDSDCIYICVMTGQTGKNLSDFWEILEKSPVINYTFSSNTSSDLDLDSIFSSFVKLQEDPNRTLDPPADLVWTFKTTRIPLAQKGEEIPTMRFPPWPKTVGAKGSRFPSPHVEASRAQGTAGPSPAPGRGSVPWPALQPSPADMSMFWMQTVSPQETSKLMQTEPDLPSSVLSMPSSYRPGVTLKLYSATRCPQAILREPRVTSPPLTLIVQKINPCVMELCRFFQLCLCVGQRRYSRKEAMRYCVEYYSWFVKNASYVCERVKRITYSHTLKQKCLKNICMSV; translated from the exons ATGCATCCTTCTGGGAAAGATGTTCAGGGAGAACAAATTGCTGTTGTTACTGGAGTAAATAATGCAGACCATTTACAGCCTTTGAAGACTGAGCCGAGTCCATGGAGTTATTCTGAGGCCAGTGACTATGATGACATGAGGCACAATTTTG caaagtgctgggtcctgcacttgggtcacaacaaacCTCTGCAGCACggcaggctggggcagagtgACTGGAAAGCTTCACAGCAGAAAAGGATCAGGGGGTGTTGGTCCACAGCAGCAGATCATgagccagtgtgtgcccaggtggccaagaagaccaatgaCATCCTGACCtatatcagcaatagtgtg AGTCCCAGGGTAAAACACAGCATGAGGCAAAACCTGC GTGTGCTGGTTAGCACAGAGGAGAAGCTCAGTGAGGAGGACAGCAGGGAACTGACAACTCAG ACCAGCCAAACCTGCTGGAAGTCAGCATCCATAATGCAGTGGTTCTGCTGGCATGTGGCAGCAAAGATGAGCCTGGGATTTCTGTGTctctttctggttttcagcACAG CTTCATGcataagaagagaaaataagaaagagaagCAAGTGGCAGTGCTGGCTACTGCAG AGCTGCCTGCAAAGTCCCTGGACCTGGCTGCTATTAACCTGACGGAGCTGGTGAATGGCATGCTGAGCTCTGCGCTCAGAG GTACCAAAACACTGTTCTCTTTGCTGAGTGTCACGTCTTACAGCTCATTCGCCTTCCACAAAGTGTCAGTCACCATTTATAACA TCTCTAATGTGAAAAATGTTGACCCTGGCAAGTTCCCTATGCGCTACTGTTACTGTTTGAACAACATGACAAACGACTTGACAG attttACAGCTTTACTTGTTGATATCATCGGAAACTCCACCAGTTATCTCACTGAAATTTTCAAATCCACTTCTATTCTCTCAg tACGTCAGAGCAATGACTCAGATTGTATCTACATCTGTGTGATGACAGGGCAGACAG GGAAAAATCTGTCTGACTTTTGGGAAATATTAGAGAAGTCTCCTGTTATTAATTACACATTTTCCAGTAACACATCATCTGACCTGG ACCTAGATTCAATTTTTTCAAGTTTCGTGAAATTACAGGAAGACCCAAACAGAACACTGGATCCACCAGCAGATCTTGTGTGGACATTCAAAA CTACCAGGATCCCTCTTGCCCAGAAAGGGGAGGAAATCCCCACCATGAGGTTCCCACCATGGCCAAAGACAGTTGGAGCAAAAGGATCAAGGTTTCCATCACCCCATGTGGAAGCTTCCAGAGCCCAAGGCACagctggaccctctccagctcctgggaggggctcagtgccatggccagccctgcagcccagccctg CTGACATGTCCATGTTTTGGATGCAGACGGTGTCTCCACAAGAAACCAGCAAACTGATGCAAACAGAGCCAG ATTTGCCTTCCTCAGTACTGTCCATGCCATCCTCTTACAGACCTGGTGTGACCCTGAAACTTTATTCAGCTACCA GGTGCCCACAGGCGATCCTCAGAGAGCCCCGTGTGACCTCCCCTCCTCTCACTCTTATAGTGCAGAAGATCAACCCCTGTGTGATGGAGCTCTGTAGGTTCTTtcagctgtgcctctgtgttGGTCAGAGAAGATATTCCAGAAAGGAAGCAATGAG GTACTGTGTTGAATACTATTCCTGGTTTGTGAAAAATGCAAGTTATGTTTGTGAAAGAGTTAAAAGAATTACTTACTCCCACA CATTAAAGCAAAAATGCCTCAAGAACATCTGCATGTCAGTTTAG